The sequence CAAGCAATTAAATTTAGAGATCCATGCTCTCACGCCTTTTACCAAGTACAAGTCGTCTATCAGGGAATTTCCCCTGCAATGTTTTTCTATCATCATTCTCATTCTGTTTTTGACATCTCACAATTTCTCACGTCTTGGGCAGATTTTGGCCCAATAATAGGAGCAGGATGTACATACTGGAGAACACGGGTGAGCTCCCCTCCTTAAATCTCAGATACATACATGGTGTGCTGATCTGACCTGCCCTGATATCATTCAAGGCGACTACGTCAAGGAGCATCACCTCGAGCTTGGGGATTTTATCATGATATACAAGGATGACAGCAAAGACCGATATgtatacttcttcttcttcttcttcttcttcttcttcttcatatgaCTAATTGTTTTTTTACAGGTAATTCGAGCCAAGAAGGCCGGAAGCTCAGAGCCTTCGGTTGCACCTGCAGATGACGGGATCTTCGACTCCATCTTGCCGGACATTGTGGTCGGCAGCGTGAGATACTCGGACCTCTTTTTGCCACTGGCGGAAGGCATGAACGTTGCATATGGCTACGGACTAAGCTACGCGTTCGAGGAAGATTTCCCCATGACATTCCCTGATGGAAGCACCGGGAGCTAACCAGTCGGTGCCCGTGTTCGGATGGGAGCCCGTCATTTAACTATGTTTGTGATTCTCATGACTTCAAACATTACACTACACCTTAAAATAAGCAGCAACCAAAAAACTCTCCACTCTCGGCTGTTGCTGTTGGCTTTGCTTAGGGACCATTTTGTGATAATAAATGCAGAATTGGTCAAAGCATGCATATATGCCGCCGcggacagagagagagaaagagagagagagagagagaaagaggtacCCTGAACCCACCCTCTAATTCTATTTCACTACCCTATAATCGTTAGGCATATATTTTGctaattaattatcatagttgCAATACAGCTTATAGATGATTAGTTAGATGTTATCTGATGATGAGTATGATGGCTGAAAAAAAGgttctgatttttatttttagcatcattAATCACTTGCTCTTTCCCTAGAACAATTGGTCAATTATAGAGTAACcaccagaaagaaagaaaagcaatATTAGATATCCACCAGAAAGAAAAAGACAAGAAAAACAATATTACAAAGAAGAGAAGGCTGCACGTCGCACACATTGCCACGTCAGCAGCCGTGCTTGGAGCGCTAATTGAATTGGGCGATGGCCCACAAAGTTATCGGATTGTGGGTATTCAGATCGCGGGCTCTTCTTGTGCTTTATTGAGCTCCATTAGCAGCCTCGATCTCCTCCGTGGAGGGCGCGCTCTTTCCATTATCGAAGACAAACGCAGAGGCGGGGTTAGGCCCATCTACGTATGAATTGTGGTTTAGATATCGGATTTGGGCCTCAACTCACTCTGCCTTTCGTTTCCCACCACCTGCGATTTTTGGCAGCAAACGGTGGCGCCATGCTCCCCTCCCCTGTCCTGGGAAATGGTAGATCTGGACACCGAGATCGTTTCCTTTGACGAccgccgctctctctctctctatccacaGCCGTGGAAGCCGAGATTAGTTACGCGAGCGTCGGCGGCGGTGGAAGAGGTGATGGACGAGAGGAGGCGACGACAGCGTCGGCTCTTCACCTTCTCCCCTTCACCGGGGCCGCGCAGCAGCATTACGTCTCCCAACTCCTTTCTTTCACTCTCGATCGCCTTCACAAGGTAACCCCTCTTCCGTCTTCCGGTTCCCTCTCCTTCTTTCAATTCTTGCGGCCGATCTGCTGAGGAGGCGTGATCGCGCAGGAGCCGGAACTTTTGCGCGTCGATGCGGAGCGCATCCGGAGGCAGATGCAAGAGGTGGCAGTCGGGAATTACCGTGCCTTCATCGCTGCGGTGGATACTGTTTCCTTCATCAAGGAGCAACTCTCCGGCTTCGACAAGCACCTTGATTCCTTGGTACTCCTTACCCATCCCCTTGTCAACCCTCCTTATATCCTGATGCGTTTTATGAATCTTAGTTAACTGTAATCCTGTTGATCCAATGGCTGGTTGATTTGGGTTCCGATTGATCGGTTCCTTCGAGAGTTATCTTCAAAAAGGGCTTTAAAAAGTTTGCTAAATTTGGATGCCATGGAGTTGGAGCTTGTTGGCTGATTTGACAAGAAGAGTTTTTCGGGTTTCTCATTGGGTCCGATCATTGGTATTCCAAGTCTCCCGGTGTTGCCTCGTGGACGAGCAATGTGCGGTTGTGGTAAACCGGGTAGAAAAATTATGAATTGATCTCAGCATCAAGCTACCAAACAAAGAATTCATAAAAGAAATCACTCGATGATTCAAAACTGCTGTAAATGGTTTCATAACAATCAACAGCTGGACCAAGTGTACTGAATGAAAATATATGACCAACTCATTTGTGGTTTATATGACTGCAAAGCTTTTGGAGGAGTATGGTCGAAGGTTAAGAGTTGGCAACCGAGTTTATTgccaagtctctctctctctctctctctcacacacacacacacacacacacacatccccacacgcacacacacattcTGAAGCTTGCCAATTAACCTGCCAGATCATTTCAGATTATGAAATATCTGTTTTAGCATATTCATATCTCCCTTgatttagatacaaaatcatatttaGGTGGTTAATACCTAACCTACTTTCGGTCAATTAGCCAAATGGAGGCATAACTGTTTTGGGTATGGCTCTTAACTTTGCTTaacaaaaggggaaaaaaaatcttTGACTCGTGAGCTTTCTCCTGCATCTTTCATTTGTTATCATTCTAATTGAGTTTGTTTTTTTCCTTTGCTTTCTCACCATGTCTTTTAGGCTTAATTAGTCATATTAGCTCTTACTTTCTGTTATTTCCATTTGTTCGTTCTACTTTTGTTTTTAGTTTATGCTTTTTTCTTCTTCCATATTATATTTTACATTCTGGTGCATATGCTTACAATTCGGATACTGAGAAACAACCTaggattccttttcttttctcagATGACTATTTGACTTTCTTGATTGATTGTTGTTTTCTATGATGAGTTAAGTAGAGTTAAAGTGTGCTTGTCTTTTATATGTCAGTTACAAATTGCCTTAAGAAGATAATTgtctaaattaaaatatatatcattataaataGCATTTATTGTGATGAATAAATGGGTTTAAGTCGGGATGCTTCTACATTTATAGGATCTTTAAGGTGATGAAAGATCTGTTACACTGATTCTCTTGCTGCATGTTTATTGCAGATAACAGGGATCCCTAATCTTACAGCTGGTTGTACTGAGTTTATTGAATCTGCTCAGAAAATTTTGGAGGAAAGGAAGCTCAATCAGATATTACTGGACAATCACAGTACTCTGCTTGATTTGCTTGAAATTCCTCAGCTAATGGATACGTATGTAATACATTCTTTAAATTAATTCATATCCGTCAAAATTTACTTTAATGTCCTGGTTCCATTTTATTATACTCAGTGGATATTGATCTTTTTAAACAATGTTAAATGCATCTTGAGATGATGCATTTCTACCAATTTTAGATGTGTTCTCATTAATTGTTGAAGACGTTCCATTTAACATATGGAATATGGTTATTCTTGATTGTGCTTATTTTTCCATCTGGGACTTTTTTTTTCTCAGCCAGCATGTCTTACATAGTTACTTCTTCTTTAGGATCTTTTTAGCTATATTTCAATTTCCTTTTCAACATTAGACATTGTTAGTTTTTAATCCCTTGTCATCTTGTACAAAAGCACAAAGAGCTTAATGCAAGAAGCAAACTGCAAATAACTGCTTTAAGGTTCAATTTTTATACATTCTCTAAATCACCATAAGTTGGATCTTTCACATGCAATTTTCAGTGAAATTTTCATATGTTTTTGTCTCAGATAAAAATAGTGTATTTCAGTTATGCTTTCACAATTTCAAGAAGCAATTCTTTCATTCTTTGTAGTCTACGCTCCAGGGGTGGTCTAGCCACAATGGCCATGAAAAATCTTCAGGATGAATTTGTATATATTCTTTTCTCTC comes from Musa acuminata AAA Group cultivar baxijiao chromosome BXJ3-3, Cavendish_Baxijiao_AAA, whole genome shotgun sequence and encodes:
- the LOC135632603 gene encoding B3 domain-containing protein LFL1-like, whose translation is MAGTSKLEAPVASSRSSPLDAAEHRATRRRKMVAKQRGRRTRRRPASDADAASQAVDGLRFLLQKELRNSDVSQLGRIVLPKKEAEVHLPNLTSRDGIAINMDDLENLQVWTFKYRFWPNNRSRMYILENTGDYVKEHHLELGDFIMIYKDDSKDRYVIRAKKAGSSEPSVAPADDGIFDSILPDIVVGSVRYSDLFLPLAEGMNVAYGYGLSYAFEEDFPMTFPDGSTGS